The Nitrosopumilus cobalaminigenes genome contains a region encoding:
- a CDS encoding creatininase family protein, which produces MTEIKTQFDPILRKTLSKKKQIAIIPVGSIEQHGPHLPISTDSDIVTEVAKKISEKLGCLLLPTLSYGVSFEHAPFFNLSVRESTLKTVLTDLCMSLLSNNIKTVFIINGHHGNLKPIKNLDVKLKKISKNKLKVFPLSYWHFMEREFDHAGFVETSLMLAISKNVKMNLAKKGLITEGMTKQEITKIGKLANQSFPKATKNGIWGDPRKATKKDGQVILDEIIKNLGKRCQSCLTGHSS; this is translated from the coding sequence ATGACAGAAATCAAAACCCAATTTGATCCTATTCTTAGAAAAACATTATCAAAGAAAAAACAAATTGCCATAATTCCCGTAGGCTCAATTGAGCAGCATGGACCTCATTTACCAATATCAACTGATTCAGATATTGTTACAGAAGTTGCAAAAAAAATATCAGAGAAATTAGGATGTCTTTTACTTCCCACACTAAGCTATGGTGTATCATTTGAGCATGCTCCATTTTTTAATCTGAGTGTTAGGGAATCAACACTAAAAACAGTTCTAACTGATTTGTGTATGTCACTCTTATCTAATAACATCAAAACAGTTTTCATAATTAATGGTCATCATGGAAATCTAAAACCTATCAAAAATCTAGATGTAAAACTCAAAAAAATATCAAAAAATAAACTCAAAGTATTTCCATTGTCATACTGGCATTTTATGGAAAGAGAGTTTGATCATGCAGGGTTTGTAGAAACTTCACTTATGCTTGCAATCTCAAAAAATGTCAAAATGAATTTAGCAAAAAAAGGTCTCATTACAGAAGGAATGACAAAACAAGAAATTACAAAGATTGGAAAACTTGCAAATCAGTCCTTTCCTAAAGCAACCAAAAATGGAATTTGGGGGGATCCTAGAAAAGCAACAAAGAAAGATGGACAAGTGATTTTAGATGAAATCATCAAAAATCTTGGAAAAAGGTGTCAATCTTGCCTTACTGGGCATAGCTCATAG
- a CDS encoding formyltetrahydrofolate deformylase, whose product MKKTVVGITVVGKDREGIVATFTNFAFSKGGNIEKVNQNVIKGLFGMYLEVSFSKAVDVKKFDSDIQSLSKKEKMDVSTHHETNSQKNIAVLVTKEPLCLETILANAKSLKGKISVIIGTEKTLEPLAKKAKIPFVAIEDKVQDKAEEKIIQVCKQYNIDLISLARYMRILSPNFVWRYPNRIINIHPSLLPAFPGASAYAQAFERGTKIVGVTSHYVTENLDQGPIIFQDSFKVDPNDTLEKMKAKGQKLEADTLLKAMKMHLENKLEVRWRKVHIK is encoded by the coding sequence ATGAAAAAGACAGTAGTAGGAATCACAGTTGTAGGTAAAGACAGAGAAGGAATTGTAGCTACGTTTACGAATTTTGCATTCTCTAAAGGTGGAAACATTGAGAAGGTAAATCAAAATGTAATCAAAGGTCTTTTCGGCATGTATCTAGAAGTTTCTTTTTCAAAAGCAGTTGATGTAAAAAAGTTTGATTCAGATATTCAAAGTCTATCTAAAAAAGAAAAAATGGATGTCAGTACACATCATGAAACAAATTCACAGAAGAATATTGCAGTATTAGTTACTAAAGAGCCACTATGTCTTGAAACAATTCTTGCAAATGCAAAATCACTCAAAGGAAAAATTTCAGTAATTATAGGTACCGAAAAAACTTTAGAACCACTTGCAAAAAAAGCAAAAATCCCTTTTGTTGCAATTGAAGACAAGGTTCAAGATAAGGCAGAGGAGAAAATTATTCAAGTTTGTAAACAATACAACATTGATTTAATCTCACTTGCAAGATATATGAGAATCCTTAGTCCAAATTTTGTTTGGAGATATCCAAATAGAATTATTAATATTCATCCATCATTACTTCCAGCATTTCCAGGAGCTTCTGCATATGCACAAGCATTTGAGAGAGGTACAAAGATTGTTGGTGTAACATCTCATTACGTAACGGAAAACTTGGATCAAGGACCAATTATTTTCCAAGACTCTTTCAAAGTTGATCCAAATGACACGTTAGAAAAAATGAAAGCAAAAGGACAAAAGTTAGAAGCAGACACATTGCTTAAAGCAATGAAGATGCATCTTGAAAATAAACTAGAAGTTCGCTGGAGAAAAGTTCACATCAAATAA
- the rpl7ae gene encoding 50S ribosomal protein L7Ae, with amino-acid sequence MGKAYYVKFETPEDLVNPILEAVRVSSTSGKVKKGTNEATKAIERGTSKLIVIAEDVEPPEVVAHLPILCEEQGAAYAFVPSKEELGKSLGIDITSAAAAILDAGDAQHIVDQVVSSIAKIKGGKTEE; translated from the coding sequence ATGGGAAAAGCATATTATGTTAAATTTGAGACGCCAGAGGACCTCGTAAATCCTATCTTAGAGGCCGTAAGAGTATCATCTACAAGCGGTAAAGTCAAGAAAGGAACCAACGAAGCAACCAAGGCAATTGAACGTGGTACTAGTAAATTAATTGTAATCGCTGAAGATGTTGAACCACCAGAGGTAGTAGCCCATCTTCCAATTCTATGTGAAGAGCAAGGTGCAGCATATGCATTTGTTCCAAGCAAAGAGGAGTTAGGCAAATCATTAGGTATTGATATTACTTCAGCCGCTGCAGCAATTTTGGATGCAGGTGATGCACAACACATTGTAGACCAAGTTGTATCATCCATCGCTAAAATTAAAGGCGGTAAGACCGAAGAATGA
- the glmM gene encoding phosphoglucosamine mutase — MAKFFGTNGIRGVFDEDFTLEFVHDMTLAIGTYFGKGPVLIGYDGRESSPIICKVVSSALNSIGIDCNVAGLVPTPCLEYAVKSLGYSGGLMITASHNPPQYNGIKPCAKDGVEISREDELIIEDIYLQKNWLKKSDSWGITRTENTAIETYLKGIISHVDSTLIESKHFKVVLDLGNGAQAVSAPNFCELLGCETFLVNPNIDGTFPGRGSEPTPQNLSELSKTVKEHNADVGIAFDGDGDRSIFCDNNGDILTGDKSALVLTQHILKKNPNSLVVTCLNSGSNIEVLAKQFESKVIRTKVGSVEVSRKMVPTNALIGFEENGGYMYGKHNQVRDGCMTLALMLDLLATSEKPLANSINSLPPSFTTKDKISCPPEKIPKLISLLKEEYPNSDTSDGIKISIDLKNWVMIRPSGTEPIVRVYAEAESQEKLDTLMSEYLEKVSSIISR; from the coding sequence GTGGCGAAATTTTTCGGAACAAATGGAATTCGTGGAGTCTTCGATGAAGATTTTACATTAGAATTTGTTCATGATATGACCCTTGCAATTGGAACATACTTTGGAAAAGGACCTGTATTGATAGGATATGATGGCAGAGAATCAAGTCCTATAATCTGTAAAGTTGTTAGTTCTGCTTTGAATTCTATAGGAATTGATTGTAATGTTGCAGGACTTGTACCCACTCCTTGTCTAGAATATGCAGTAAAGAGTTTGGGATATTCTGGTGGATTGATGATAACTGCATCTCATAATCCTCCACAATACAATGGAATCAAACCTTGTGCAAAAGATGGAGTGGAAATCTCACGTGAAGATGAATTAATCATTGAGGATATCTATTTACAAAAAAATTGGCTCAAGAAATCTGATTCATGGGGAATAACTAGGACTGAAAATACAGCAATTGAGACATATCTGAAAGGAATTATTTCACATGTTGATTCTACACTAATAGAATCAAAACATTTCAAAGTTGTTTTAGATTTAGGTAACGGTGCACAAGCAGTATCTGCCCCTAACTTTTGTGAATTACTTGGATGTGAAACATTCCTTGTAAATCCAAACATTGATGGTACATTTCCAGGACGTGGATCTGAACCTACACCGCAAAACCTTTCTGAACTTTCAAAAACTGTTAAGGAACACAATGCAGATGTGGGAATTGCATTTGATGGTGATGGAGATAGAAGTATTTTTTGTGATAACAATGGAGACATATTGACTGGAGACAAGTCTGCACTAGTACTTACACAACATATTTTGAAAAAAAATCCAAATTCGCTTGTTGTAACTTGTTTGAATTCTGGTTCAAACATTGAAGTTTTAGCTAAACAATTTGAATCAAAAGTAATTAGAACTAAAGTTGGAAGTGTTGAAGTTTCACGAAAAATGGTTCCAACTAATGCACTAATTGGATTTGAAGAAAATGGTGGCTACATGTATGGAAAACATAATCAAGTAAGGGATGGTTGTATGACATTGGCTTTGATGCTTGACTTGCTTGCCACATCTGAAAAACCACTTGCTAATTCAATTAACAGTCTACCTCCTTCATTTACAACTAAAGATAAGATTTCATGTCCTCCAGAAAAAATCCCAAAATTGATCTCTTTACTAAAAGAGGAATATCCAAATTCTGATACTTCTGATGGTATCAAGATTTCAATAGATCTCAAAAATTGGGTAATGATTAGACCTAGTGGAACAGAACCAATTGTCAGAGTATATGCAGAAGCTGAAAGTCAGGAGAAATTAGATACTTTGATGTCTGAATATCTTGAAAAAGTAAGCTCAATAATTTCCAGATAA
- a CDS encoding LSm family protein yields the protein MSVDMAVKVLDESINQVVLIKLKGNKTIRGNLLGFDQHMNLLLDSSEEIPAEGDSKSLGSIVVRGDNVVMISPPPAQN from the coding sequence ATGTCCGTTGATATGGCAGTAAAAGTATTGGATGAGAGTATCAATCAAGTTGTATTGATAAAACTCAAAGGAAACAAAACCATAAGAGGTAATTTACTCGGTTTTGACCAACACATGAACCTGCTACTCGATTCTTCAGAGGAAATTCCTGCTGAAGGCGATTCTAAGAGCCTCGGAAGCATTGTAGTTAGAGGAGACAATGTCGTAATGATATCTCCTCCACCAGCACAAAATTAG
- a CDS encoding 50S ribosomal protein L37e, with amino-acid sequence MTKGTTSMGGFTKKKVHIRCRRCGKNSLHKRHHQCASCGFPEAKRRKYSWIKWYT; translated from the coding sequence ATGACTAAAGGTACAACTTCTATGGGTGGATTTACAAAAAAGAAAGTTCACATTAGATGCAGAAGATGTGGTAAAAACTCACTTCACAAACGTCACCACCAATGTGCAAGTTGTGGATTCCCAGAGGCAAAACGCAGAAAGTATTCCTGGATTAAATGGTATACATAG